In the Oncorhynchus keta strain PuntledgeMale-10-30-2019 chromosome 29, Oket_V2, whole genome shotgun sequence genome, one interval contains:
- the dnaaf2 gene encoding protein kintoun, which yields MEFGSKLKDLNMTPDEMGRFTKAFQNEEFRKMLHEYAEEISKPENKKKYEEEIKLLEQERGVDIQFVHPEPYRALKTSIDGRQKCFINVCSNDMIRKPEFRRVDEAGRVGQHWSLPHSLTPGTPDRDAKGNKYTIYDVVFHPDTIHMAGNNPRFMEMVDNTAVEAVENGGKVKLDKNNVRVLKIKYKGTPHAAVMRKPLPGQPAKEKPSPLDNHLSFPYPDEKQPDTATNQKESPIPKAEIQSDTQISQRQQNVNSPKKPTKPHYTLKYRSFIDLQDFRCSRDSAQSPRPKEIVITIDLPLLRSVADADLDVTERLVSLESKKPAYRLEVPMAYPVDENKGEAKFNKQKKQLVVTLPVLPLKEPTVAEVSGRQLVNDDGEEDFENSCVNAAQSEDATRGKEDTPDHNGLGKEDTPYHSGRGKEDTPDHSGRGKEDTPDHNELGKEDTPYHSGRGKEDTPDHNRLGKEDTPYHNELGKEDTPDHNELGKEDTPYHSGRGKEDTPDHNELGKEDTPTTVDVAKKIRPQQTWQRRYPLPQWTWQRRYPDHNEHRRYPYHSGWQRRYPDHNRLGKEDTPYHSGRGKEDTPYHSGRGKEDTPDHNGLGKEDTPDHNGLGKEDTPDHRGRGKEDTPDHRGRGKEDTPDHRGCGKEDTPDHRGRGKEDTPDHKGRGKEDTPDHRGRGKEDSPDHKGRGKEDTPDHKGRGKEDTPDHSGCNEGDISEDVHSGNATSLRSENQLISVLEDKIEFSEQSGDIEEDKQHKLKSGESHQAKASEPTEFDGKTGCTDQNEGQSDDNNLHDEVETDPSSPSERIDDNDQAKDCSSPKIEEIVESQAPTKDKQKTVQFSEHVQVAQSQEEDDLPAEQTFQDCDMRPQQVLLTEINQHGQEVVICDHTTSAGFVFQNSFIYDLD from the exons ATGGAGTTCGGTTCCAAACTCAAGGACCTGAATATGACACCGGATGAAATGGGCCGCTTTACCAAGGCTTTTCAAAATGAGGAGTTCAGAAAGATGCTGCACGAATACGCAGAGGAAATATCAAAGCCAGAGAACAAGAAGAAATATGAGGAAGAAATCAAGTTGTTAGAACAAGAGAGGGGCGTGGACATTCAATTTGTCCACCCCGAACCTTACCGAGCCCTGAAGACGAGTATCGACGGTAGGCAGAAGTGCTTCATCAATGTCTGCAGCAATGACATGATTCGTAAACCTGAGTTTAGGAGGGTAGACGAGGCTGGCAGAGTAGGGCAGCATTGGTCACTACCCCACAGCTTGACACCTGGAACGCCAGACAGGGATGCAAAGGGGAATAAGTACACAATCTATGATGTTGTGTTTCATCCAGACACTATTCACATGGCTGGAAACAACCCAAGATTTATGGAAATGGTCGACAACACTGCTGTTGAGGCTGTCGAGAATGGGGGCAAAGTGAAGCTAGACAAAAACAATGTAAGAGTTTTGAAAATCAAATACAAAGGGACACCACACGCTGCCGTCATGCGCAAGCCCTTACCTGGTCAACCTGCCAAGGAAAAGCCTTCACCACTTGACAATCATCTCTCGTTCCCCTACCCCGACGAAAAGCAACCAGATACGGCAACAAATCAAAAGGAGAGCCCCATACCGAAGGCCGAGATTCAGTCCGACACCCAGATCAGCCAGAGACAACAAAATGTCAATTCACCCAAGAAGCCAACAAAACCACATTACACTCTAAAATACAGATCATTCATTGATTTGCAAGATTTCAGGTGTTCAAGAGATTCAGCTCAGAGCCCACGCCCTAAAGAGATTGTCATCACTATTGATTTGCCTTTGCTTAGATCTGTTGCGGATGCTGATCTAGATGTGACTGAAAGACTTGTTAGTTTGGAATCCAAGAAACCAGCTTACAGACTAGAGGTGCCGATGGCATATCCAGTGGATGAAAACAAGGGAGAGGCAAAGTTCAACAAGCAAAAGAAACAACTGGTTGTTACTTTACCTGTTCTACCTCTGAAGGAGCCAACAGTCGCTGAAGTGTCTGGCCGGCAGCTTGTCAATGATGATGGTGAAGAGGATTTTGAGAATAGTTGTGTAAACGCAGCGCAGTCGGAAGACGCAACACGTGGCAAAGAAGATACCCCCGACCACAACGGACTTGGCAAAGAAGATACCCCCTACCACAGTGGACGTGGCAAAGAAGATACCCCCGACCACAGTGGACGTGGCAAAGAAGATACCCCCGACCACAACGAACTTGGCAAAGAAGATACCCCCTACCACAGTGGACGTGGCAAAGAAGATACCCCCGACCACAACAGACTTGGCAAAGAAGATACCCCCTACCACAACGAACTTGGCAAAGAAGATACCCCCGACCACAACGAACTTGGCAAAGAAGATACCCCCTACCACAGTGGACGTGGCAAAGAAGATACCCCCGACCACAACGAACTTGGCAAAGAAGATACCCCTACCACAGTGGACGTGGCAAAGAAGATACGACCACAACAGACTTGGCAAAGAAGATACCCCCTACCACAGTGGACGTGGCAAAGAAGATACCCCGACCACAACGAACACAGAAGATACCCCTACCACAGTGGATGGCAAAGAAGATACCCCGACCACAACAGACTTGGCAAAGAAGATACCCCCTACCACAGTGGACGTGGCAAAGAAGATACCCCCTACCACAGTGGACGTGGCAAAGAAGATACCCCCGACCACAACGGACTTGGCAAAGAAGATACCCCCGACCACAACGGACTTGGCAAAGAAGATACCCCCGACCACAGAGGACGTGGCAAAGAAGATACCCCCGACCACAGAGGACGTGGCAAAGAAGATACCCCCGACCACAGAGGATGTGGCAAAGAAGATACCCCCGACCACAGAGGACGTGGCAAAGAAGATACCCCCGACCACAAAGGACGTGGCAAAGAAGATACCCCCGACCACAGAGGACGTGGCAAAGAAGATAGCCCCGACCACAAAGGACGTGGCAAAGAAGATACCCCCGACCACAAAGGACGTGGCAAAGAAGATACCCCCGACCACAGCGGTTGCAATGAAGGGGACATCTCAGAAGACGTTCACTCTGGAAATGCCACATCACTCCGGTCTGAAAATCAACTAATCTCAGTCCTGGAAGACAAGATAGAGTTTTCTGAACAGTCTGGTGACATTGAGGAGGACAAGCAACACAAACTGAAAAGTGGTGAATCACACCAAGCTAAAGCTTCAGAGCCCACTGAGTTTGATGGCAAGACTGGGTGCACTGACCAGAATGAGGGACAGTCAGATGACAATAATTTACATGATGAG GTGGAAACAGACCCATCATCTCCGAGCGAGAGAATAGATGACAATGACCAGGCCAAAGACTGCTCATCCCCCAAGATCGAAGAGATAGTTGAAAGTCAAGCTCCAACTAAGGATAAACAGAAGACTGTGCAATTCAGTGAGCATGTGCAGGTGGCTCAGTCTCAGGAGGAAGATGACCTGCCTGCTGAGCAGACCTTTCAGGACTGTGATATGAGACCACAGCAAGTACTGCTGACAGAAATCAACCAGCATGGACAAGAGGTGGTCATTTGTGATCATACTACATCTGCTGGTTTCGTTTTTCAAAACTCCTTTATCTATGACCTGGACTGA
- the lrr1 gene encoding leucine-rich repeat protein 1 isoform X2 — protein MKLQCDVEVVNRMLPTYGMKNRGKGARAVLSIGRHVDKTTQRHNIYLMICTAKDRTGTKYKLKENIETFFTRFVEEGKATVRLKEPAVDICLSKADANSLKNFLSAARLAHRGNDMDSLPLSTLTPVRARDVEKPKKKLTIVSKKDYPLTSNFPYSLEQLQVSYCKLSRVDMRMLSLKALRRLDLSNNNIKKLPDTIGDLGCLAELILHNNHLETFSEALCLSSLQRTLQHLDLSQNRLQALPPHFCQLRELINLKMDNNGLVWLPFRISHLSKLRFLSAAHNQLALLPGDFRKLNLENLDLFGNPFAHPNPLDHTIQLTFPLTLQEMAARAVANLRIPYGPHLIPAHLCQDLEVAKTCDCGCTCVNYYIKTAVSMNLHLVSHTVVLVDDMGGTDAPVQHHFCSLSCYSEFLDQCLQRGLR, from the exons ATGAAGCTTCAGTGCGACGTCGAAGTCGTGAACCGGATGCTTCCCACGTATGGGATGAAAAACAGAGGAAAGGGAGCAAGGGCTGTGCTGTCTATTGGGAGACATGTGGACAAGACCACACAACGCCACAACATTTATCTAATGATCTGTACAGCAAAGGATAGGACAGGAACGAAATATAAG CTAAAAGAAAACATTGAAACATTCTTCACCAGGTTTGTTGAGGAGGGCAAAGCCACTGTGAGACTGAAGGAGCCCGCTGTTGACATCTGCTTGAGCAAG GCTGATGCTAACAGCTTGAAGAACTTCCTCTCGGCTGCTCGGTTGGCTCACAGAGGAAATGACATGGacagcctgcctctctctacaCTGACGCCCGTCCGAGCCAGGGATGTGGAGAAGCCCAAGAAGAAGCTAACTATTGTATCCAAGAAGGACTATCCATTGACCTCCAATTTTCCCTACTCATTAGAGCAGCTACAGGTGTCCTACTGCAAGCTCTCACGGGTGGACATGCGAATGCTATCCCTCAAGGCACTGCGCAGACTGGACCTCAGTAATAACAACATAAAAAAACTTCCTGACACTATCGGTGACCTGGGCTGCCTGGCTGAGCTTATTCTTCACAACAACCACTTAGAGACCTTTAGTGAAGCCCTCTGCCTGTCCAGCCTCCAGCGCACACTTCAACACCTCGACCTGAGTCAGAACCGCCTGCAGGCCCTGCCGCCTCACTTCTGCCAGCTGCGAGAGCTGATCAACCTCAAGATGGACAACAACGGACTGGTGTGGCTGCCTTTTCGCATCAGCCATCTCTCCAAGCTGCGCTTTTTGTCAGCTGCACACAACCAGCTGGCCCTGCTGCCAGGGGACTTCCGAAAGTTAAATCTGGAGAACCTGGACCTGTTTGGTAATCCGTTCGCCCATCCCAACCCCCTGGACCACACCATCCAGCTCACCTTCCCCCTGACACTGCAGGAGATGGCCGCCAGGGCTGTGGCCAACCTCAG AATCCCGTACGGGCCTCATCTCATCCCTGCCCACCTTTGTCAAGACCTGGAGGTTGCCAAGACCTGTGACTGTGGCTGTACCTGTGTGAACTACTACATCAAAACAGCAGTCAGCATGAATCTGCATCTGGTGTCTCACACTGTGGTTTTGGTAGATGACATGGGAGGAACAGATGCACCGGTGCAGCATCACTTTTGCTCCCTATCATGTTACTCTGAGTTCCTAGACCAATGCCTTCAGCGAGGCCTGAGATGA
- the lrr1 gene encoding leucine-rich repeat protein 1 isoform X1, with protein sequence MKLQCDVEVVNRMLPTYGMKNRGKGARAVLSIGRHVDKTTQRHNIYLMICTAKDRTGTKYKLKENIETFFTRFVEEGKATVRLKEPAVDICLSKFQADANSLKNFLSAARLAHRGNDMDSLPLSTLTPVRARDVEKPKKKLTIVSKKDYPLTSNFPYSLEQLQVSYCKLSRVDMRMLSLKALRRLDLSNNNIKKLPDTIGDLGCLAELILHNNHLETFSEALCLSSLQRTLQHLDLSQNRLQALPPHFCQLRELINLKMDNNGLVWLPFRISHLSKLRFLSAAHNQLALLPGDFRKLNLENLDLFGNPFAHPNPLDHTIQLTFPLTLQEMAARAVANLRIPYGPHLIPAHLCQDLEVAKTCDCGCTCVNYYIKTAVSMNLHLVSHTVVLVDDMGGTDAPVQHHFCSLSCYSEFLDQCLQRGLR encoded by the exons ATGAAGCTTCAGTGCGACGTCGAAGTCGTGAACCGGATGCTTCCCACGTATGGGATGAAAAACAGAGGAAAGGGAGCAAGGGCTGTGCTGTCTATTGGGAGACATGTGGACAAGACCACACAACGCCACAACATTTATCTAATGATCTGTACAGCAAAGGATAGGACAGGAACGAAATATAAG CTAAAAGAAAACATTGAAACATTCTTCACCAGGTTTGTTGAGGAGGGCAAAGCCACTGTGAGACTGAAGGAGCCCGCTGTTGACATCTGCTTGAGCAAG TTTCAGGCTGATGCTAACAGCTTGAAGAACTTCCTCTCGGCTGCTCGGTTGGCTCACAGAGGAAATGACATGGacagcctgcctctctctacaCTGACGCCCGTCCGAGCCAGGGATGTGGAGAAGCCCAAGAAGAAGCTAACTATTGTATCCAAGAAGGACTATCCATTGACCTCCAATTTTCCCTACTCATTAGAGCAGCTACAGGTGTCCTACTGCAAGCTCTCACGGGTGGACATGCGAATGCTATCCCTCAAGGCACTGCGCAGACTGGACCTCAGTAATAACAACATAAAAAAACTTCCTGACACTATCGGTGACCTGGGCTGCCTGGCTGAGCTTATTCTTCACAACAACCACTTAGAGACCTTTAGTGAAGCCCTCTGCCTGTCCAGCCTCCAGCGCACACTTCAACACCTCGACCTGAGTCAGAACCGCCTGCAGGCCCTGCCGCCTCACTTCTGCCAGCTGCGAGAGCTGATCAACCTCAAGATGGACAACAACGGACTGGTGTGGCTGCCTTTTCGCATCAGCCATCTCTCCAAGCTGCGCTTTTTGTCAGCTGCACACAACCAGCTGGCCCTGCTGCCAGGGGACTTCCGAAAGTTAAATCTGGAGAACCTGGACCTGTTTGGTAATCCGTTCGCCCATCCCAACCCCCTGGACCACACCATCCAGCTCACCTTCCCCCTGACACTGCAGGAGATGGCCGCCAGGGCTGTGGCCAACCTCAG AATCCCGTACGGGCCTCATCTCATCCCTGCCCACCTTTGTCAAGACCTGGAGGTTGCCAAGACCTGTGACTGTGGCTGTACCTGTGTGAACTACTACATCAAAACAGCAGTCAGCATGAATCTGCATCTGGTGTCTCACACTGTGGTTTTGGTAGATGACATGGGAGGAACAGATGCACCGGTGCAGCATCACTTTTGCTCCCTATCATGTTACTCTGAGTTCCTAGACCAATGCCTTCAGCGAGGCCTGAGATGA